The nucleotide sequence GCACTATGACAAACGTGACTCCTGCGTCACGCCCAAGCAGCGTCTTAAAGCTGAAATAGGTGCCAGCAGTGGCAAGTGCCAAGGCGGCAAACAACCACCACCGAGAAGGCATCGGGCTGCCTCGCAAAGCAATGACGCCTCTCCAGACCAAGAGTGAGGCCGTCATGCCGCTGCACCACAGCGGCAGGTTGTCTATTTGCGGGGCAATCGTCCACGCAATAACCAAGAGCAAGAACAAAGTGTCACGTGCATCACGTGGAAGTGTTTTCAGTGTGAGCCACATGGTACGCACCTAAAACAGAGCCAGTGCTTGCAGGCAATGGCGCTTGTGCGCTTCGCCAGAGCCCGGTGCAATTTCGAGACCATGTAAGCGCAAGCCGTAGTGCAGCCCCTGCCGTTCTGCCATCAGCACCCACGCGCATAACCTTGAAAGACTTTGCTCCGGTTGACCAGCATGGCCAGATCCTGCCTGAGCTAGGTCGAGCCAGAGTTCAAAACGCGGCACCTGCTGCGCATCCCTGCTCACCAGCTCGTCCGCCTTGGCGGCCTTTTTCCAGACGACCAGTTTGAGCGGATCACCACGGCGGTAGGGGCGCACGCCATCAAACTCTCCCGTGTGTTGGCGTTGAAGACTTGCGGCGCCGCCAGCGCGCGGTTCGCCCGGTGGCAGGGGAGGTGGGTGCGCTTCGGGCTTGGGGTAGACCAGCACCTGTGCGGCAGGCCGCCACACGGTCCAGACGCGGAAAGTGCCCAAGGGGTAACGCGTCTCTGCGGTCAGCGGGGGAACGCGGTACTGTCCCCGTTGTACTGGTTGAAACGCCACTTGCACTTTGGTACTGCCTTGGGCAGGAACATCCGCCCAACTCCAATGCTGAGTTCCTAGTACTGCCAAGCCAATACCATAGCGAATACTGCGGCTTGGGCTTACCAAGTTGATGCCAATTGTTGCGTTGTCGCCCGCGAAACATGCGTCAGGCGCTATTAAATTCATAGTCAAGCCACGCAATGTGCCGTGGCACACGTGGATGCCCACCACCGCGCAGCCCATGAGCAAAAAGGTCAGCACGTAACCTAAATTGAGTTGGTAGTTGATGCTGGCAAGCAGCAAGGTCATCACCGTTAAGCCTAGCATCAGCCCAGGTCGGGTGGGCAGGATGTAGACGTTGCGCTGGGTCAGTGTGGTTGTGTCTCGCAAGGGCAGGCGTGACTGCCACCAGGCTTGAAAACGCTTGCGAATAGCGGCTACCGGGTGCAGCCATTCACGTGCCTGCATACGCAGGGTCATGGCAAGGGCACAGCCAACAACATAGCGCGCACCTGCTCATTAGCGCCTCTGCCAGCATCTCCCACGGGTACCAAGCGATGGGCTACGGTTTGCGGGAGTACGGCTTGCACATCGTCGGGTGCGACATAGTCGCGACCACTGAGCAGGGCCTGGGCCTTGGCTGCCCGAACCACGGCGATGCCAGCGCGTGGACTCAAGCCCTGTAAAAACCATTGCCCATTGCGGGTGGCCGCAATGAGGTCTTGCACATAGTCCAGCAGGGGGTCCGCTGCATGCACACTGAGAACCAAGGCCTGAAGCGCGTGTAACTCCGCCACTGTTAGCAACGCGGGCAGCTGGTCCACCGCGGCACGGCGATCGCTGCCATTCAAGAGTTGGCGTTCAGCCGCTCTGTCAGGGTAGCCCAAAGAAATTCGCATCAAGAATCTGTCTAGCTGGGACTCCGGCAGTGCGTAGGTGCCCAGTTGGTCTAAGGGGTTTTGGGTGGCAATGACAAAGAAAGGCTCGGGCAGGGCGCGGGTTTCCCCTTCAATGGTGACCTGCTTTTCTTCCATGGCCTCCAAGAGCGCGCTCTGTGTTTTTGGGCTAGCGCGGTTGATTTCGTCAGCCAGCAACACCTGGGCAAACAAGGGTCCCGCGTGAAACACAAACGCTTCTTTGCCTCGCTCGTAAATAGACACGCCAGAAAGATCGCTGGGCATGAGGTCGGAGGTGAACTGCACCCGCGAAAACTGCAAGCCAAAAGTGCGCGCCAAGGCATGGGCCAAAGTGGTTTTTCCTACGCCGGGTACATCATCAATCAGCAGGTGCCCACCAGCCAGTAAACAGGCGACGCAGTCTTGAACTTGCGAGGGTTTTCCGACAATCACCGTGTTAAGCTGATTGAGTAACGATTTAAGCTTGTGTTGTGCATCCATAGCATGACGTTAACCGAAAATTTTGAAGCGTGAGGGCAATGGTGAATACAACCGGATACTTTTTCCACCGAGATTGCCACAAACATGAAATGGGTGTAGGTCACCCCGAGTGCCCCGAGCGCTTGGACGCTATTGAAGACCATTTGCTGGCTTGCGGTGTTGCTGACGCCCTGGACCGACGCGAGGCCCCTCAGGCACCATTGGCCGACTTAGAGTTGGCCCACGGACGCATGCACATTGCCTCCTTGCGGGGACTGTCTGACAACTTGCGTGACGACATCAACGCGGGTGGCCCCACGCATGCCCAGGTGGACCCCGATACCTGTATCAATGTGCACACATGGGATGCCGCATTGCGGGCTGCGGGGGCGGCGATTGCGGCAACCGATGCGGTCATGGCGGGCGAAATGGAGAACGCTTTTTGCGCCGTGCGTCCCCCGGGTCACCACGCTTGTCATGACAAGGCCATGGGCTTTTGCTTTTTCAACAACGTGGCAGTGGCCGCGCGATACGCCTTGGAGCGCCACAGTTTGCGACGCGTTGCGATTGTGGACTTTGATGTGCACCATGGCAACGGCACGGAGGACATCGTGGCGGGTGACCAGCGTATCTTGATGCTGAGTTTTTTCCAGCATCCGTTTTACCCAGAAGGGGGCTCCTTGTCTAAGGCCAGCAACTTGGTGAATGTACCGGTGCCTGCTTACACCAAGGGCGATGCTGTGCGCAGCCTGATTGAGTCGCAATGGTTGCCGCGCTTAGAGGCTTACCGGCCTGAGATGATTTTTATCAGTGCGGGTTTTGATGCCCACCGCGAAGACGATTTGGGCCAAATGGGACTGGTGGAAAAAGACTACACCTGGATTACCCAACGCATCAAAGAGGTGGCTCAGCGCCATGCGCAAGGGCGCATCGTCTCTTGCCTTGAGGGCGGGTACAACCTCCATGCATTGGCCCGCAGCGTCGAAGCCCATGTCAGGGCTTTGGCTGACATCTGAGCCGTCTATCCTCTTAACCCTGCGCTTAACTTGTACTTGGCCTTCAGGCCCGTGACCGATGGCTTTAGCTAAAACCCTTTCCTCTCCGATGCCGATAGACGATTTCCAAGGCTGGCTCAGTGCCTTTACTGAACCCACCGTGCTCATCGAGCTCGCGGTGATTGCCGTGTGTGCCAGCTTGGCCTGGGCTTTGGTGCATGTGTTGCGCAAAGCGTTTGGCATGCGCGACACACCTTCTATATGGTTTGGCAAGCGCTTGGTCGATGGCGTGCTGTTTCCTTTGGTACTACTCTGTCTTGGGTTTGTGGCGCGCACGGTGCTTGGCAATTACGTGGGACTCGCAGTTTTCAAGGTGGCCATGCCGGTACTCGTTGCCTTGCTGGCGATTCGGGTCGGTGTCAAAGTCTTGCAGGTAGCGTTCGCCAATGCACCGTGGGTGAGGGTCTTTGAGCAAACCATTTCCTGGGCCGCATGGTTGGGGATGGTGTTGTGGGTCAGTGGCTTGTTGCCCGTGATGCTCAACGAGTTGGACCAGATCAGTTGGAAGGTCGGCACCTCCAACCTCACAGCCCGCACCATGTTAGAGGGACTGCTTACTGCTGGCTTGGTGCTATTGATCACCTTGTGGATCTCTTCTGCCATTGAGTCGCGATTGTTGCGTTCCGCCACAGGGGGGGAGTTGTCCCTGCGCAAGGCCGTGAGCAACGCCACTCGGGCCTTGCTCATGTTTTTGGGTCTGCTTTTGGCTTTGTCGGCAGTGGGTATTGACCTAACCGCCTTGTCGGTCCTTGGCGGTGCCCTAGGGGTTGGTATTGGCTTTGGTTTGCAAAAACTGGCTGCCAACTATGTGAGTGGCTTCGTCATTTTGGCTGAGCGCAGCATGCGCATTGGCGACAACGTGCGGGTCGACAACTTTGAAGGTGCCATCACCGAAATCAATGCGCGCTACACCGTGGTGCGCTCGCCCACAGGCCGTGAGTCCATCGTCCCCAATGAAATGCTGATTACCAGCCGCGTGGAAAACATGACCTTGGCAGATACCCGCTTGCACCAGTCCACCACGATCACGGTGGGCTATGACAGTGATGTGGACGAGGTCATTGCCTTGTTGGTGCAAGCCGCGCTCGACCAAAGCCGTGTGCTGCGTGACCCGGCACCCAATGCGACGCTCAACGCCTTTGGTGCGCACGGCTTGGAGTTTTCTCTGTCCTACTGGCTCAGCGACATCGAGAACGGGCAGGGCAATCTGAGGTCGGACGTTAACCTTGCCATATTGAAGTCCATGCGGCTGAAAAACATTGAAATCCCGTACCCACAGCAAGTGGTTCACACGCGATAAACGGGAGAGCGTTACTCTGTCCCATTTACAAAGGCACCATGTTTTCACAACGCACTGCCCCTGATTTAGCCGAGTTACTGGAGGGCTTAGACCCGCAGGCCGACTTGGTCCACCGCCATTTGTGGTTGATTTCCCTCATGGACTGGATTCGGGGCGACCACGCGTCCTCTGCGTCAGCTGCCGCGCGCGTAGACATGTTGTTGGACCTGTTGGATGCACGCCCCGCCACGCGCGAGCGGCTGCAGCAATGGTGGGCAGCGTTTATTGCTTCGGTGGACGGCGCTACGTTATTGGCTGACTATGGTTTTGCCTCGCGCAATGCCTTTGTCAGTGAGCTCGTAGAGCGCTTGCACCGCAAGCTGTTGCCTGCCTCGCCTGACACGGCAGATGCTTGCGAGCTTTTCGCCTTGCTCATGCCCAGCCCGCTCGATGCCCGCTGGTTGCAAGACCTAGACCCCGAAACCGTGGATCGCTTGGCCAAACTTCTCACGGTGTCGGTGGGGGCATCTGCCACAGCGAGCGCATCATTGCAAGCGATTGCGCCCGCGAATGCGCTGGACGCAGCGCAGCGACAACAGCCGCTAACCCATTGGCAAACGGTGTTGCTGGAAGCCATCACCATCAGTACCAGCCAAATTCGCGCAGCCGGTTTGTCACCGGAAATACGCTTGCGCCTGAGTCCTGCTGCGCGCAGCGAAAGCCCTTTTCACCAACTGGCCAGCAGCTTTGAGGCCTTGTGTGCCACATGGATGAAAAAGCGCTGGGTGGATGACGAGGTCTTGGCTGCTGCCAGTGTCTTCAGGCTGCAGTTAGCTGCTTGCAGCCATGCAGCCGCGTCGGTGTATCCGCATTTGGATGAACATGGCATCTCCATGGACTTGGTGTTTCGCTTGCGCCAGTTGCGCGAGCGAGTGCTGCGCATCCACACCTTGGTGGACTGTTTGCTCAGTGACACTGCGCCCAGCAAGACCGCCTTGCTTTTCTCGCATTTGGCCAGCGTAGGCCAAGAGCAGCGCAGCATTGGCGCGCTGGTGTCTGCCAATTCATCCTTGTTGGCGGCCAAGGTGGCGGAGCGCAGCTCTGAGACGGGCGAGCACTACATTACCCGCAACCGCGCGGAATACATGGGCATGCTCGGCAATGCAGCCGGAGGCGGGGCCTTGACGGCCGTCACCACTGCCTTGAAATTTGGCGTGATGGCGCTGGGCTTGTCAGCATTTTGGTATGGGTTTTGGTCGGGCCTGCTGTATGCCATGAGCTTTGTGGTGATTCAGCTTTTGCACTACACCTTGGCCACCAAGCAGCCTGCCATGACGGCACCCGCTATGGCGGCCAAGCTCAAAGACATGCATGCGCCGCATGCGATGGACGACTTTGTGCAAGAGGTGAGCCACCTCGTGCGCTCGCAGGTGGCTGCTGTGATTGGAAACGTGGCGGTGGTGTTCCCCGTAGTCTTGTTGATTTCCTGGGGCATGCAATGGTGGCAGGGTGTACCCCTCATTACCGATGCGCAAGCGCACTATGTGCTGCATTCATTGACGTTGCTAGGGCCATCGGCCTTGTTTGCGGCGTTTACGGGCGTTTTGCTGTTTGCCAGCAGCATCATTGCCGGTTGGGTAGAGAACTGGTTTGTGTTGCACAGGCTGGATTCGGCCATGCGCTACAACCCCAAGATCACGCGCTTTTTAGGACCTGCGCGGACTGACCGCTGGGCGCAGTTTATGCGTACTCACATTTCGGGTTTTGCGTCCAACATCTCACTCGGGTTTATGTTGGGCTTGGTGCCTGCCATTTTGGCGTTTCTGGGGCCAGCCTTGGATGCGCGCCATGTCACGCTGTCCACGGGGCAGCTGGCAGCAGCCTGCGCAAGCTTGGGCTGGGATGTGCTGCGCAGCCCTGACCTGTGGTGGGCTGTTGCCGCCATTCCCGTCATTGGTGTTTTGAACCTGGGGGTGAGCTTTTACCTTGCGTTTCGGGTTGCACTGCAGGCGCACAACGTGGGCAGTACCGAGCGTGGCCACATTTACAGCGCTATTTGGGCCCGTTTGCGCGAAGCCCCTTTGAGTTTCTTCTGGCCTGCCAAGGACGCGGCCTGAACCTTTGCGGAGATGGACGATGACAGCGTATGCGCCACCTAACAGCTCAGGGATGTTGAGCATGGCCCGCAAGGCCACCGGTGCGTGGTCACTGCCCTTGCTTCTTCTCTTGGCACTTGGCATGCCTGCCTTGGCCAATGAGGGTGGCCCACGGGTCAAAGTACTCCCAGTGGGCACAGTACAAGTGTCATCCGCAGACCTGCCTGCCATGGAGCCCACTAAGACTGCACAGCCCGCCACGTCTTCACAACATGGGTCTCAAACTGCCAAGGGGCACGCGAGCCCAGATACCGGCGGCCGCACCGCTAACCCATTACTGCCGGACATGGGTGTTGCAAGCGTGCCGGCAGCGCAGCAAGCGCAAGCCACGCTTAGCTACTTCAACCGGCCCGTTTTCGTATTCAAAGGCAGCTTGTTTGGTGTGTCTGCCGCTGACCGCGCACGCCGCGCGCACCTGCGCTTGCAAGAGCTGATGGACCTGCCGGGTCCTTTGTTGGTGACGCAAACGGCCCACCCCATCGGCGTGATGGTGCAAATTGACGGGGCTACTGCCTTCATCGTCACGCCGCAAGACCTCGATGTACTGGAGCAAGAGAGTTTGGACGTTGCGGCCAAGCTCGCCGTGATCGCCTTGCAGCAGGCCATTGAGGAGACCCGCGAAAGCCGCGACATGGGCGCCATGCTGCGTGCCGTGCTGGCAGGTGTGGCGGCCACTGCGGTACTGCTGGCGCTTGTGGTCATGCTTAGCAAGGCCAAGGGCTGGGCGCAAGCGCGGCTGCAGGCGTTGACTGAAAAACACGTGCAGCGCCTCCAGCTCGCAGGTGTAGCGCTGCTGCGTCCAGATCGCATGTGGGGCGCAGTGCAGCTGCTACTCACTTGGGGCGCGCGCTTAGTCAGTTTTGTGCTGCTCTACACATGGGCCAGTTTTGTGCTGGCCTTGTTTCCCTTTACCCGCGCTTGGGGCGAGACACTCAGCGGCTTTTTGTGGGATTTGCTGGTGCAAACGGGCACGGGCATTGCCCATGCCGTCCCTGGGCTAGTCACCGCGCTGCTCATCTTTTTTATTGCCCGTGCGCTCACCAAGGCCGCTGACGGCGTGTTTGAGCGTGTGGCGAGCGGCCAAATACGCACCTCTTGGCTTGATGCGGATGTAGAGGTGCCTACCCGGCGCATTGTGCGGGTAGTGATTTGGCTGTTTGGCTTGGCCATGGCCTACCCCTATTTGCCTGGTGCCGATACTGATGCCTTTAAGGGTCTTTCTGTGTTGGTGGGCCTGATGATTTCTTTGGGGGCCTCTAACTTGGTGGGGCAAGCGGCCAGTGGCCTGATATTGACCTACGGACGGGTGTTTCGCAAAGGGGAGTTCGTTCGCATAGGAGAGCATGAGGGCACGGTGACCGAAGTGGGTATGTTCGCCACCCGCATTCGCACCGGCTTGGGCGAAGAGCTGACGCTTTCCAATTCCACCATCTTGGCTACCACCACCAAGAACTACTCCCGCACCGTCAACGGGCCCGGTTTTGTTTTGGATACCACGCTCACCATTGGGTATGACACGCCGTGGCGGCAAGTACACGCCATGCTGGAAGAGGCCGCTTTGCGCACCCCGGGCGTGCTCGCAGTGCCAGCGCCGCAAGTGTTCCAGATCGCATTGTCAGATTGGTACCCCGAGTATCGGCTGGTGTGTCAGGCGATTCCCGCAGAGCCCAGGCCGCGCGCAGAGGTTATGAGCGCACTCCACGCCAATATCCAAGATGTGTTCAATGGGTATGGCGTGCAAATCATGTCGCCCCAGTACTTTGAAGACCCACCGGTCCCCAAAGTGGTTCCGCCTGAGCACTGGTACGCAGCTCCCGCTAAGCGCCCCTAAGGTCTGCTGTTTAATTCGTAGCAATGTGCGCTTATCCCATGGGCGCAAGGGCCACTTTTTAGTTAAAGCCAGGTGGTAAGGTTTGCCAAGGGTAACCCTCACGGGCCATGGTTTCGCCGCGTTCATACAAAGCCTGCATGAAAGCGGTGTCAAACTCTTGCCGATGCAGGTACTTAAAGTCTGCTGGGATGAATGCCAAGTGAAAGTCCATACCGTCGCGTTTGGCGGTCAAAAAGATCCGATACAGGTCACCCACGCCTTGGGTGTGAATCATGGAGCTGATGGCTCGGCTGGCAATGCTGATGACCCGCCGCTCGGTTTGCGCCCACTCCGGGTCTAAACGCGAGTTCATCACCACATACAGATTGCGTTTGCGGCTTCCGCCGTTGGCGCGGGCGAGCTCGCCCAGCTTGATGTTGGGCGGATACACAAAAACTTGGGCCATCGTGCCGCCGTCTACATGCATTTCTTGATGGGGCTTCCCGTCGAGTTCCACATTGATCATCACCGGTGGGAAGGCCCCGGGAATCGCGCTGGACGCCAGCATGATGTCGTGAAACAACGCCACCGCGTTGGGATGCTGGCTGGACGCCAGCTTGGTCATGTTCCAGATCACCCTTTGCCTAGCGTCCAGGTTGGTGGTCGATATCCACAGTTCGCGGCCTTTCACGTATTCCAAAGCGATTTGGTCCAGAAAAGCGCGGTCAATATGTTTACGCAGTTGTTGTCGCAGCGGCATCGTGTCGGCCATTGCGTCATCCGTAATGACTGCCCAGAAACTGCGAGGTTCAATGATGTCTTTGGGTGAAGTTCTGGTGTACAGATCGCGCAGCTTTTCATCATAGGCAGTGCCCAAGAATGCAAATGGCGCAATTAAAGCCCCGGTGCTAATCCCCGTGACCAGCGAAAACTCAGGCCTATCTCCCTTCACGCTCCAACCACGCAGCAAACCCGCGCCAAAGGCTCCGTTATCTCCACCGCCCGACAGAGCCAGTATGTGGCTGGGAGGCAGCGCCTCGCTTCCAAGGCCCTGTTGCTCTAGCCAACGCCGCTCGCGTGGCCAAGTGTCCATCATGTCCTGCGCAAGCCGCTGCATATCTTCGGCATCCCCCACCACATAGCGCAGGTCATCCAGTCCAGGCAACTTGGCTTGGGCTGCATACCGCTCCGGCACCGCTTCTATGCGCTGGGGTGTGCTGCAAGCGCTTAGCCCTAGCAGAAGCATTGCTCCGCAGAAAAGCAAAACGGTGTAGATGGCGGCGAGGAACCTTGGCATTGTCAGTAGAGCTTGTGGTTGGGAGCGGAGTGCTTGTGCGCTGACTTTCGCATGCGCTGGCTATACTGTTTCGCAGGTTCGTATCTTTGTTTGTGGTCGGGTGATTATGTTAGAGGTTCGCTTTTTGATTGTGGATAGCAGCAAGAGTTTGAAAGCTTATTTGCTCCAACTGTTCGAAGACTTTAGTTTCGATGCACGACTCATCAAAAGTGCTGAGGAGCCAGAGACTGCCTTGGTCGTGGCCAAGAAGCTTAAACCCGATTTTTTGCTGACCGACTGGTTTGCCCAAGCCCCTATGAATGGGCTTGCGCTATACCAAGAAGTGCTGAAGCTCAATCCGCTGTGCCAGCTGGGGTTGTTTAGCACGGAGATGGGTCCTGCACAAATTGATGAATCTACAGCTGCCGGTGCTGTATTTTTGCTGCCCAAACCCTGCACATCAGAGCAAATTCGAGCAGCCTTGGGCAAAGGATTGCAGCAACTGGTGCTCAAAAACCCGCGCATTGACGACCCAGCCTATGACGACGCTGACATTGCTGCCCGGCATTTGTCTACCTTGAAATTGGCGTCCACCTTGGCTCCATTAAGGCCCGGTGAGTCGGTTTCTTACAAAGGGAGACCTGATAGCGTCCGGCATGCCTTGTTTAGTAGAGGGCAAGCGTGGGTGCAACTCGAGGGGGAGCGTGACCTTGTGCCTGCCAGTGATGTGCGCAGAGCCTAGAGGAGCCACCGCCTCAAGCCATCGTGTACAGAGGAATGTCTTTGTTTGCAGCCAGTGCATCCAAGTCTGTGCGTGATTTGTCTTTGAAATAGGCGGCAATAGCGCTTGCAGTTTCAGGTGCGAACATGGCAATGATGTTGGCATTGACCAAGCCCACTTCTGCGGCGATGGCCTTAGCAAAGTGGGGCTCCAAGGCGGCCAAGGCGACCCGACCATCTTTGCATGGGTATACCTTGTAGCCCGCATGGGCTCCGCCTAGCGCAGCGCCTGGGCGGGTCAGGCCCCAAGTGCGCGGGGTTGCCATGTAGGCGGCGGCCTGAGAAAGCGCGACGTCTGTCCATGTGCCAGTTTTTCCTTGCAGTTGCTGCAAGCGTGTTTGCAATAGCGCCTCGCTGGCCATGAGAGAGCCCCCCATGTCCGCATAGAGGCTCGCGGGCAGCTCCAAACCCTGCACCAGTCCGTTTTCTGCCACGTAGGTGAGGTCATGTCCGGCCTCTTCAGCCCGCTCACCCAGCGCGCCGACAATGGACACGATGCTGAGGTGGGGGTGCTGTCCACGCAAAGATTTTTTGTCTAGACCCAGCTTCTTGAGCGCTGAAGGGCGAAACGACAGCAGCAGCGCGTCGTGTTTGGCCAGTAACTTGTGCAGTACTTTTTGCCCTTGCTCGGTTTTGAGGTCAGCGTTCAAGACCGTAACGCCTTGGTGCATCTGGTCGTAAGCGGCCCGGTCGTACAGGCCCATGGGGTCTCCCGGCGTGCCCTTGGGTGCGCTGGGGTGCGCTGGCGGCTCCAGCTTCGTGCAGCGTGCGCCCATTTGGCGACAGCGCATCAACGCCATGGGGCCCGGGATATTGAGCGCCAAGCTCAAAACACGCATGCCTTTCAAAGACTGAGGCAGTTTGGAGGAGGGGGCTGTAGCGCGGGCCATAGGTTGAGTGTCGCCTTAAGGGAGTTTGGTTTGCTATGAAAAAGATATCTGCTTGCGCAATAGATAGGGGCGAGAGCTGGGATTTAGGTGTGTTGTGGGCTGGCGCTCAGTAGCTTGACCCATTCGGCGCACCAGGCTATCGCTTGGTCTTCCGGTGCGTTGCTACCGCCTGCATCTAGCTCCAAGGCGGGTCCTATGCGCTGTGCGCCCAAGTCTCGCAGACGCTCATCAAAGCGCTTGCCGCCCCCGCAAAAACTGTCTTGGTAGCTGCTGTCTCCCAAGGCGATTAACCCGAAGCGCACATGACCCAAATAACGTGCATCGTGGTCCAAGGACTGGTAGAGCGCCTGCGCGTTGTCGGGCACATCACCGGAGCCCGTGGTGGAAGTACATAGCAAAAAGGGCCCGGGCGCATCGAACACACCAATGTTCAGCCCATCCATAGGCAGCAAGGTGAACGAAATGCCCAGATCACCTTGCGATAACTCCAAAGCCTGCGCCACGTGGGTCGCGTTACCGTGCATGGTGCCAATGAGAATAGTGATTTGCATGAAGGCCAGAAGGTCTAGGGCGCCAGCACGCCGTGTTTATGGCGCGCAGCGCAGCATTTTCGAAATTTGCTCAGATGATAGAGGCAATAATGGCTGCTGCACTTTCGCACGAACGCTACTACCAGGTGCCATTTGAACCAAGACCCGCTCAGCTCTGACCTGTTTCCTGAGATTCGGCTGCCCCCAGCGCCGCCCAAGACACGAGCCCCCCGCAAATCAAAGAAGACCGAGACTACGGCACCCTCCAACCCAGCCCACCGTGGTGAGGCATCGTTGGTGGGGGCTAGCTCCCCAACGACTACCTTGGCCCAGCAAGACCCTGAGGCTCTGGCAACGGTATTGGAAGCGCACCCCGACTACCGACTGCTGCGTCGTCTCAAACCCCGTTTGCATTGGGATGGCGCTGCGTCCCAGGGTCTTGTCCGTGTGGTGATTCTGGACACCGAGACCACGGGTCTCGACCATGGCAAAGACAAAATCATGGAACTGGCGCTGCTGCGTCTAGATCTGGACAGCGCAACCGGGCTGCCCGTGGGGGATGTGCAGGTCTACGACGGGCTGCAAGACCCTGGCATGCCCATTCCCGCCGATGTGGTCGCTATTACCGGGTTGACCCAGGCCGACGTGGCAGGTCAGACATTAGACGAAGCACGTATTGCCGAATTGCTGGCTGACGTGGACCTTGTGATTGCCCACAACGCAGGGTTTGACCGGCCGTTTGTCGAGGCGCGTATTCCCCGATTTCGCGAGTTGGCATGGGCATGTTCTTTTGCCGATATCGACTGGAAGGCGCAGTGGCGCTCATCGGCCAAGCTGGAAAACCTAGCCCAAGCCCTTGGCTTGTTTTACGACGCTCACCGAGCAGAAATGGATTGCCATGCTTTGTTGGCTGTCTTGGCGCAGCCACTACCCGTGCCAGGCCATAGTGGCCTTGCCCATCTGGTGGAAGCCTCGGCACACGCCAGCTACCGCTTGCAGGCGAACCACGCACCTTTTGATGCCAAAGACTTGCTCAAGGCGCGAGGGTATCGCTGGAATGCCGAGCAGAAAGTTTGGCACACCTTTTTGAAGGACGGTGGTACTTTGCAGACCGAATGCGAATGGCTCAAAGAACACGTCTACCACCAACGCTCGGTGGTGGTGCAGCTAGAAAAGCTCGATGCGCATGTGAAGTACGCGTCACGCCAAGGGGAGTTGATTCATCGGCAGTTGTAAAAGTAAGCAGGAGCGGTACGTTGAACTCTTCAAACTTGAGAGTGCTGGGTGTACAGCGGGCGATAGCGCGTAAGGTGCAGATCGCCGGGCGCAGCATTCTGACTGCGATCCACA is from Rhodoferax aquaticus and encodes:
- a CDS encoding site-specific recombinase, with translation MFSQRTAPDLAELLEGLDPQADLVHRHLWLISLMDWIRGDHASSASAAARVDMLLDLLDARPATRERLQQWWAAFIASVDGATLLADYGFASRNAFVSELVERLHRKLLPASPDTADACELFALLMPSPLDARWLQDLDPETVDRLAKLLTVSVGASATASASLQAIAPANALDAAQRQQPLTHWQTVLLEAITISTSQIRAAGLSPEIRLRLSPAARSESPFHQLASSFEALCATWMKKRWVDDEVLAAASVFRLQLAACSHAAASVYPHLDEHGISMDLVFRLRQLRERVLRIHTLVDCLLSDTAPSKTALLFSHLASVGQEQRSIGALVSANSSLLAAKVAERSSETGEHYITRNRAEYMGMLGNAAGGGALTAVTTALKFGVMALGLSAFWYGFWSGLLYAMSFVVIQLLHYTLATKQPAMTAPAMAAKLKDMHAPHAMDDFVQEVSHLVRSQVAAVIGNVAVVFPVVLLISWGMQWWQGVPLITDAQAHYVLHSLTLLGPSALFAAFTGVLLFASSIIAGWVENWFVLHRLDSAMRYNPKITRFLGPARTDRWAQFMRTHISGFASNISLGFMLGLVPAILAFLGPALDARHVTLSTGQLAAACASLGWDVLRSPDLWWAVAAIPVIGVLNLGVSFYLAFRVALQAHNVGSTERGHIYSAIWARLREAPLSFFWPAKDAA
- a CDS encoding AAA family ATPase, which produces MDAQHKLKSLLNQLNTVIVGKPSQVQDCVACLLAGGHLLIDDVPGVGKTTLAHALARTFGLQFSRVQFTSDLMPSDLSGVSIYERGKEAFVFHAGPLFAQVLLADEINRASPKTQSALLEAMEEKQVTIEGETRALPEPFFVIATQNPLDQLGTYALPESQLDRFLMRISLGYPDRAAERQLLNGSDRRAAVDQLPALLTVAELHALQALVLSVHAADPLLDYVQDLIAATRNGQWFLQGLSPRAGIAVVRAAKAQALLSGRDYVAPDDVQAVLPQTVAHRLVPVGDAGRGANEQVRAMLLAVPLP
- a CDS encoding DUF58 domain-containing protein, whose amino-acid sequence is MQAREWLHPVAAIRKRFQAWWQSRLPLRDTTTLTQRNVYILPTRPGLMLGLTVMTLLLASINYQLNLGYVLTFLLMGCAVVGIHVCHGTLRGLTMNLIAPDACFAGDNATIGINLVSPSRSIRYGIGLAVLGTQHWSWADVPAQGSTKVQVAFQPVQRGQYRVPPLTAETRYPLGTFRVWTVWRPAAQVLVYPKPEAHPPPLPPGEPRAGGAASLQRQHTGEFDGVRPYRRGDPLKLVVWKKAAKADELVSRDAQQVPRFELWLDLAQAGSGHAGQPEQSLSRLCAWVLMAERQGLHYGLRLHGLEIAPGSGEAHKRHCLQALALF
- a CDS encoding mechanosensitive ion channel family protein, which produces MALAKTLSSPMPIDDFQGWLSAFTEPTVLIELAVIAVCASLAWALVHVLRKAFGMRDTPSIWFGKRLVDGVLFPLVLLCLGFVARTVLGNYVGLAVFKVAMPVLVALLAIRVGVKVLQVAFANAPWVRVFEQTISWAAWLGMVLWVSGLLPVMLNELDQISWKVGTSNLTARTMLEGLLTAGLVLLITLWISSAIESRLLRSATGGELSLRKAVSNATRALLMFLGLLLALSAVGIDLTALSVLGGALGVGIGFGLQKLAANYVSGFVILAERSMRIGDNVRVDNFEGAITEINARYTVVRSPTGRESIVPNEMLITSRVENMTLADTRLHQSTTITVGYDSDVDEVIALLVQAALDQSRVLRDPAPNATLNAFGAHGLEFSLSYWLSDIENGQGNLRSDVNLAILKSMRLKNIEIPYPQQVVHTR
- a CDS encoding histone deacetylase family protein → MVNTTGYFFHRDCHKHEMGVGHPECPERLDAIEDHLLACGVADALDRREAPQAPLADLELAHGRMHIASLRGLSDNLRDDINAGGPTHAQVDPDTCINVHTWDAALRAAGAAIAATDAVMAGEMENAFCAVRPPGHHACHDKAMGFCFFNNVAVAARYALERHSLRRVAIVDFDVHHGNGTEDIVAGDQRILMLSFFQHPFYPEGGSLSKASNLVNVPVPAYTKGDAVRSLIESQWLPRLEAYRPEMIFISAGFDAHREDDLGQMGLVEKDYTWITQRIKEVAQRHAQGRIVSCLEGGYNLHALARSVEAHVRALADI